One window of the Vigna radiata var. radiata cultivar VC1973A chromosome 1, Vradiata_ver6, whole genome shotgun sequence genome contains the following:
- the LOC106763118 gene encoding AAA-ATPase ASD, mitochondrial-like produces MREMGELWSQLGSLMATIMFVYAMYEQFFPHHLRVYARKYTQKFTRLVYPYIQISFPEFSGERLKRSEAYTAIRTYLSANSSERAQRLKAEVDQGRQDSVVLSMDDNEEITDEFHGVKLWWSANYTLPRTQSFSFYPSSEEKRFLTLTFHRRHRHLITTSYIQHVLNKGRAIAVDNRKLKLYTNNPSNDWYGWKRTKWSHVNFEHPSRFETLAMDPKKKEDIVKDLERFKTGEKYYAKVGKAWKRGYLLYGPPGTGKSSMIAAMANYMNYDVYDLELTAVKENTELRKLLIETSSKSIIVIEDIDCSLDLTGQRKKKKKEKDEDDEEKQKNNPVKKAEEEEKKESKVTLSGLLNFIDGIWSACGGERIIIFTTNFVEKLDPALIRRGRMDKHIEMSYCGYEAFKVLAKNYLEVESHSLFPTIEKLMGETNISPADVAENLMPKSADEDPEICLKSLIKSLEDAKKKAEEKAEKKAKEDMEENEKKELAKDEKVEDTGKSGEEVEENGIH; encoded by the exons atgagagaaatggGTGAATTATGGTCTCAACTGGGTTCACTCATGGCTACCATAATGTTTGTGTATGCCATGTATGAGCAATTCTTCCCGCATCATCTTCGAGTCTATGCCAGAAAATACACACAAAAATTCACACGCTTAGTGTACCCTTACATCCAAATCTCCTTCCCTGAGTTCTCAGGCGAAAGGTTGAAGAGAAGTGAAGCATACACTGCCATAAGAACCTACCTCAGTGCAAACTCCTCTGAGAGAGCTCAAAGGCTCAAAGCTGAAGTTGACCAGGGTAGGCAAGACTCTGTGGTGCTTTCCATGGATGACAATGAAGAGATCACAGATGAGTTCCACGGTGTTAAACTGTGGTGGAGTGCAAACTACACACTCCCAAGAACACAGTCATTCTCATTCTACCCTTCTTCAGAAGAGAAGAGGTTTCTAACCCTAACGTTTCACAGGCGCCACCGTCACCTCATCACCACCTCTTACATCCAACATGTGTTGAATAAAGGAAGGGCCATTGCAGTTGACAATAGGAAGCTCAAGTTGTACACTAACAACCCCAGCAATGATTG GTATGGCTGGAAACGTACCAAGTGGAGTCATGTGAATTTTGAGCACCCTTCGAGGTTTGAGACTCTTGCAATGGATCCGAAGAAGAAGGAAGACATAGTGAAGGACCTTGAGAGGTTCAAGACAGGAGAAAAGTACTATGCTAAAGTGGGGAAGGCTTGGAAGAGAGGGTACTTACTGTATGGTCCCCCAGGAACTGGGAAATCGAGCATGATAGCTGCTATGGCGAATTACATGAACTATGATGTGTATGATCTTGAACTCACTGCAGTGAAGGAGAACACAGAGTTAAGGAAGTTGTTGATTGAAACATCAAGCAAGTCCATTATAGTGATTGAAGACATCGACTGCTCTCTTGATCTGACTGggcaaaggaagaagaagaagaaggagaaagatgaggatgatgaggagaaGCAGAAAAATAATCCTGTGAAGAAAGctgaggaagaagagaagaaggaaagtAAGGTGACTCTATCAGGGTTGTTGAATTTCATTGATGGGATTTGGTCAGCTTGTGGTGGAGAGAGGATCATAATCTTTACGACAAACTTTGTGGAGAAGCTTGATCCTGCTCTCATAAGAAGGGGAAGGATGGACAAGCACATAGAAATGTCATACTGTGGCTATGAAGCATTCAAGGTGCTGGCCAAGAACTACTTGGAGGTTGAATCACACAGTTTGTTTCCCACTATTGAAAAGTTGATGGGAGAGACCAATATTTCACCTGCTGATGTAGCTGAGAATCTAATGCCTAAGTCAGCTGATGAAGATCCTGAAATCTGCTTGAAGAGTTTGATCAAATCTCTTGAAGACGCCAAGAAGAAGGCAGAAGagaaagcagagaaaaaggCCAAGGAGGATatggaagagaatgaaaagaaagagtTAGCCAAGGATGAAAAAGTTGAAGATACTGGAAAATCTGGAGAAGAGGTGGAAGAAAATGGCATCCATTAG
- the LOC106763112 gene encoding AAA-ATPase At3g28580-like produces the protein MMRERWSQMGSLMATVLFMYTIFERFFPSSFRDRLQAYAQKVANHFNPYIQITFPEFSGERLKKSEAYNAIQIYLSANSSQRAKRLKAEVVKDSQNPLVLSMDDNEEITDEFQGVKVWWSAKKVSSNPQKYNPFSYYDSSDEKRFYKLTFHRRYRDIITMSYIKHVLEEGKEIELTNRQLKLYTNNPSSGGYGYKQSKWSHIVFEHPASFETLAMDQKRKEDILKDLTKFKKGKEYYSKIGKAWKRGYLLYGPPGTGKSTMIAAIAKFMXYDVYDLELTAVKDXTELXXLLIETPSKSITVIEDIDCSLDLTGQRKKKKEEVESEEPKDPMRKNEEESSKSSKVTLSGLLNFIDGIWSACGGERIIIFTTNYVEKLDPALIRRGRMDKHIEMSYCCFDAFKVLAKNYLDVESHLLFGRIGTLLKETEMSPADVAENLMPKSEDEDVETCLENLINALKKNKEENANKKEEEEAEEILGEKAKEEYTQSKEINRENGRRRRTERVGRGESQRRIYSE, from the coding sequence ATGATGAGGGAGCGATGGAGTCAAATGGGATCATTAATGGCGACTGTGTTGTTCATGTACACCATTTTTGAGCGATTCTTCCCTTCTTCCTTTCGTGACCGTCTTCAGGCCTATGCTCAAAAAGTGGCAAACCATTTCAACCCTTATATCCAAATTACCTTTCCTGAGTTTTCAGGGGAaagattgaagaaaagtgaaGCATACAATGCCATCCAAATCTACCTCAGTGCAAACTCATCTCAGAGAGCCAAAAGACTCAAAGCTGAAGTGGTGAAGGATAGCCAAAACCCACTGGTTCTCAGCATGGATGACAATGAAGAGATCACTGATGAGTTCCAAGGTGTCAAAGTGTGGTGGAGTGCCAAAAAAGTAAGCTCCAATCCTCAAAAGTACAACCCTTTCTCTTACTACGATTCCTCTGATGAGAAAAGGTTCTATAAGCTCACTTTCCATAGAAGATACCGTGATATCATCACCATGTCTTACATCAAGCATGTGTTGGAAGAGGGCAAGGAAATTGAATTGACAAACAGGCAGTTGAAGCTTTACACCAACAATCCCAGCAGTGGTGGGTATGGTTACAAGCAATCAAAGTGGAGCCACATAGTGTTTGAGCACCCTGCCTCTTTTGAAACACTGGCAATGGATCAGAAAAGGAAGGAAGATATCCTGAAAGACCTTACTAAATTTAAGAAGGGAAAGGAGTATTATTCAAAGATAGGTAAGGCTTGGAAAAGAGGGTATCTTTTGTATGGCCCTCCAGGGACTGGGAAGTCTACCATGATAGCTGCTATTGCTAAGTTCATGAANTATGATGTNTATGATCTNGAGTTGACAGCAGTGAAGGACAANACTGAGTTGANAAANTTGTTGATTGAAACTCCAAGTAAGTCTATTACGGTGATTGAGGACATTGATTGTTCTCTTGATCTTACTGggcagaggaagaagaaaaaagaagaggttgagagTGAAGAACCAAAAGATCCTATGAGGAAGAATGAAGAGGAGAGTAGCAAGAGCAGCAAGGTAACTCTATCTGGGTTGCTGAATTTTATTGATGGGATTTGGTCAGCTTGTGGAGGTGAGAGGATCATCATTTTCACCACAAATTATGTGGAGAAACTTGACCCTGCTCTCATCAGGAGAGGGAGGATGGATAAGCACATTGAGATGTCCTATTGTTGTTTTGATGCATTCAAGGTGCTGGCCAAGAACTACTTGGATGTTGAGTCTCACCTTTTGTTTGGTAGAATTGGAACATTGTTGAAAGAGACAGAAATGTCACCTGCTGATGTTGCTGAGAATCTAATGCCAAAGTCTGAGGATGAAGATGTGGAGACTTGCCTGGAGAATTTGATTAATGCTCTTAAGAAGAACAAGGAGGAGAATGcaaataaaaaggaagaagaagaagcagagGAAATTTTGGGGGAGAAAGCCAAAGAAGAATATACTCAGAGTAAGGAAATAAACAGAGAAAAtggcagaagaagaagaacagaaAGAGTTGGAAGAGGAGAAAG